The Polaribacter sp. HaHaR_3_91 genomic sequence TAAACTCTTTACGTTTTCTTTCTTAGAAACTAAACTAGTAAACCATTTACTACTTTTAGGAAACAAAGAACTTTCATATAAATAATTATGTAAAAAAGCTTTTTCTCCACCTACGTACCAAAGTTCATTGTTATTTCCGGCAAAGTTTCTAACAGCGTTATTACCTAAGTTTCTAGATTTTCTTCCATTAGCTCCTTGTGCTTCTTCTGCCGATTTGTAAAAAGGCGGATTACACATTGTTGCAGAAAATGAATCGGTATCTTTTAAAACTCCTTTTAAAATTTGCTCCTCATTTAATTGCTGACGTAATTCTATTTTATTTGTAAAATTATTATCATCCATAATATCTTGGGCAGTATCTAAAGAATCTAAATCGATATCTGTAGCAACAAAACTCCAATCATATTCTGCAATTCCTAATAATGGATAAATACCTGTAGCACCTGTACCGATATCTAAAATTTTAATATCTTTTTCTTCTGATAACAAATCTGCTAAGTGATGAATGTAATCTAAACGACCAGGTATTGGTGGACATAAATTTTTATCGCCAAAATTCCAAGTAGAAATTTTATCTAAAGAAAATAATAAAGCTTTATTCAATTCTTTTACTGCATCAGGGTTCGAAAAATCTATAGTAACAGTGTCAAATTGATTTTTAGCAACATATTGCTTTAATGCTGGGTTTATGGTAATTAATTCATCAAAGTTATAGCCTTTGTTGAATTTATTTTTTGGGTGTAATCCTTTGTCTTTCATTCTATTTGATGTAATTATTGTGTAAATAATTTACACAAATTTCACTGATTATAACAGCGTGTCAAAAGTAGGCTATATAAGCTGAATTTATAATGTAAGTTTTAAAAATTAAAAAAAATTTTATGAGATTTCTCAATTGCTAAAAAAAATCAGTGAAGCTCAGTAGCTTCTCTCATTTTACTAGTATTACAACTCTAAAATTGTAAACTCTAATTGCAATGGTTTTAATGCCATTTTTAATGCTTTTGTAAATGACGAACCATACTCTAAATAATATTCAGAAAAATTACGTTGACGTTCTTCTAAACTATGATTTGGTAAAATTTCATTTTGTAATAATGTAATTCTTTCTACTAAATCTTTTTGTCTTTTTTTCTCTGCTTTTAACAAACGCTTTTGTAAATTTTCTAAACCTTTAATTTGCTTTCTTTCTTGCGCATTTACAGCATTCACAAAAGAAACATCTGTTTGTTTAGCTACTTCTTTAAGTTCTAAAAATTGCTTTTCTAAAAACTGAATCTTTTCATCGAAGTTTACTTTTATATCAGAGTTTTCTTTCACTTTTTCAGATAATAAATCATGTTGATTTAAAAACAGTTCTTCTAAAGAAATATTTAATTTCTCTAATTTTTTTGCTTGTTTTTCTGATACTACTTGTACCGAATTACGCAATAATAAAATAGGAAATGGAATGGCTACTGCTTCAAAATAATCTTTTAATTCTAACCAATACGCCATCTCTCCTCCTCCTCCTAAATAACAAAGATTTGGTAAAATTACCTCTTGGTATAAAGGTCTCATAATTACGTTTGGCGAAAATGATTTTGGATTTTCATCTACTTCCTTTAAGATTTCAGCCTTAGAAAAAGTAATATCGGTATTGTTTACTTTGTAAACTCCTCTTTCTAAAATAATACGTTCTCTAAAATCATCACCCAAATAAAATAAATTAATTTCTCTTGGGTTTACTTGAATTTTATAATTCTTTTCTAAATCTGTAATTGTTTTAGAAACGGCTTTAAATGAAGTTTCATTTTCAAGTTCGTCTTTTACAATTGGGGTAAACAATTGTTTTAGACTAGTGTCATCTCCATCTATAATTATCAAACCATAATCGCTAAATAATTCGTTTGCAATATAACGAGTTGCATCCGCTAAGTTATTATGTTTTAAATATCCATCAGAAAATAACTCTTTTAGAAATTCAGCATTTTTAGAATGCCCTAAGTGTTCCGAAAAAACGTCAAAAACAGCAGCTAATCCTTCAGTAGAAAATCGTCCAACTGCTCCACCATCTTTTCGGTTCCAAAGCACTTTTTTTCCATCAAAATTAAAATAATTAATCTCTTCAAAATCATGATCTTCTGTCGCCATCCAATAAATGGGAACAAAATTTTGTTCAGGAAATTTTTCTGATAACTCTTCACACAAATTAATTGTTGAAAGAATTTTATATAAGAAATATAAAGGTCCTGTAAACAAATTTAATTGATGACCTGTAGTTACAGTAAATGTATTTTGCAACTTTAAGCTCTCTATATTTTCTTCCGTTTTTTTTGAAACATTAAATCCTTGATATTGATTTTTTAAAGCATCAACCAACACCAATCTAGATTGCAATCTAAATGATTTTTGCTTCTCCTCTATCTGACTATGAAAACCAGAAATATCAGGAAAATTATTATAAAATGGTTGTATAGACTCTTTCTTTTCTAAATAATCTAGCATTATCTTAGAAAAAAATCCTGTTTTTTGAAATGGTATCTGTGTTACTTTCATCTTAAATAACACTTTTTTGGCAACAATCAGATTCTGAAGTAGAATTCATTTAGTTTGATTAATTTTTGATAAAAATACGAATAATTTTTCCTTTGTCGTAAGAGCCAATCCAATCTAACAAAGTTTTAACAAGATAAAGAATCAATCTTCTGAAAAACAAAAAAATATATTCTTACTTTTGGTTTCCAAACTCTTATTTATGAAATTTAAAATCTTTTTTAGTATTGCTTTCTTAACTATAGGAAGCCTTTTTTCACAAACAGTACAATCTCCTTCCGAATTTTTAGGCTATGAAATTGGTTCTCGTTTTACCAGACATCATAAAGTTGTAGACTATTTTAAATACGTTAGCAATACTTTAACTAATGTAAAATTAGAAAAATACGGAGAAACCAACGAGCACAGACCGTTGTATTTAAGCTATATTTCTTCTCAAGAAAATATAGATGATTTAGAAAATATTAGAAAATCAAATCTATCTCAAACAGGTATTATTGATGGCAATTCGGTTAATAAAAAAGCCATTGTTTGGTTAAGTTACAATGTACATGGTAATGAAGCTTCTAGTACAGAATCCTCTATGTTAACAATTTACGAATTGGTAACCAATAAAAAAGACTGGTTAAAAAACACCGTTATCATCATGGACCCTTGTGTAAACCCTGATGGAAGAGATCGTTATGTAAATTGGTACAACCAAGTAAAAAGTACACCTTTTGATGTTGATCAAGATGCCAAAGAACATCATGAACCTTGGCCAGGAGGAAGACCAAATCATTATTTATTTGATTTAAATAGAGATTGGGCTTGGGCAACTCAAGTAGAATCTCAGCAAAGAATAAAAATGTATAACAAATGGATGCCACATGTTCATGTAGATTTCCATGAACAAGGTATTAATAGTCCTTATTATTTTGCTCCTGCAGCAGCTCCTTTTCACGAAGTTATTACAGAATGGCAAACTGAGTTTCAAACACAAGTAGGTAAAAATCACGCTAGTTATTTTGATAAAGAAGGTTGGTTATATTTTACAAAAGAAAGTTTCGATTTGTTATACCCAAGTTACGGAGACACATATCCTATTTATATGGGAGC encodes the following:
- the rlmF gene encoding 23S rRNA (adenine(1618)-N(6))-methyltransferase RlmF codes for the protein MKDKGLHPKNKFNKGYNFDELITINPALKQYVAKNQFDTVTIDFSNPDAVKELNKALLFSLDKISTWNFGDKNLCPPIPGRLDYIHHLADLLSEEKDIKILDIGTGATGIYPLLGIAEYDWSFVATDIDLDSLDTAQDIMDDNNFTNKIELRQQLNEEQILKGVLKDTDSFSATMCNPPFYKSAEEAQGANGRKSRNLGNNAVRNFAGNNNELWYVGGEKAFLHNYLYESSLFPKSSKWFTSLVSKKENVKSLEKSSAKLGAVEFKIIPMHQGNKVTRIVAWRF
- the bshC gene encoding bacillithiol biosynthesis cysteine-adding enzyme BshC, yielding MKVTQIPFQKTGFFSKIMLDYLEKKESIQPFYNNFPDISGFHSQIEEKQKSFRLQSRLVLVDALKNQYQGFNVSKKTEENIESLKLQNTFTVTTGHQLNLFTGPLYFLYKILSTINLCEELSEKFPEQNFVPIYWMATEDHDFEEINYFNFDGKKVLWNRKDGGAVGRFSTEGLAAVFDVFSEHLGHSKNAEFLKELFSDGYLKHNNLADATRYIANELFSDYGLIIIDGDDTSLKQLFTPIVKDELENETSFKAVSKTITDLEKNYKIQVNPREINLFYLGDDFRERIILERGVYKVNNTDITFSKAEILKEVDENPKSFSPNVIMRPLYQEVILPNLCYLGGGGEMAYWLELKDYFEAVAIPFPILLLRNSVQVVSEKQAKKLEKLNISLEELFLNQHDLLSEKVKENSDIKVNFDEKIQFLEKQFLELKEVAKQTDVSFVNAVNAQERKQIKGLENLQKRLLKAEKKRQKDLVERITLLQNEILPNHSLEERQRNFSEYYLEYGSSFTKALKMALKPLQLEFTILEL